From the Spiribacter sp. 2438 genome, one window contains:
- the denD gene encoding D-erythronate dehydrogenase — MKIAVTGAAGFLGQKFIARVLADPHLPTPAGVQPVEELRLLDVTEPMVPGVVPAGSSATRPAVVSQVGDIIDSKALARLLGDSVDVIIHLAAVVSSAAEADLDLGLRVNLDGTRAMLEACRGLPEPPMVIFASSVAVYGGALPDRVRDDTALTPQSSYGAQKVIGEQLINDFSRRGLIDGRVLRLPTIAVRPGRPNAAASSFASSIIREPLQGEEANLPVPEGLAVYLLSPRGVIRNMVHALGIPAAEFGAWRSVMLPGCTVTVAEMLEALERVGGAEARNRVRWEPDPRIESIVGSWPARFETARATALGFSADKDIEGIIEAFCEDDLKP, encoded by the coding sequence ATGAAGATTGCGGTGACCGGCGCTGCCGGCTTTCTGGGACAGAAGTTTATTGCCCGGGTACTGGCGGATCCACACCTGCCTACCCCGGCTGGAGTTCAACCGGTGGAAGAGCTCCGACTTCTTGATGTCACGGAGCCGATGGTTCCGGGCGTGGTACCGGCGGGGAGTTCGGCAACACGGCCGGCTGTGGTCAGCCAGGTCGGGGACATTATCGATTCTAAGGCGCTAGCGCGCCTGCTTGGCGACTCCGTGGACGTGATCATTCACCTGGCGGCGGTGGTGAGTTCGGCGGCCGAGGCGGACCTCGATCTGGGGCTGAGGGTGAACCTCGATGGAACCCGCGCAATGCTGGAGGCCTGTCGTGGCCTCCCGGAACCACCCATGGTGATTTTTGCCAGTTCCGTGGCGGTCTATGGGGGCGCACTGCCGGATCGGGTCCGCGACGATACGGCGCTGACACCCCAGAGTAGTTATGGCGCCCAGAAGGTGATTGGCGAGCAGCTCATCAACGACTTCTCCCGGCGTGGGCTGATCGACGGGCGGGTGCTGCGCCTGCCGACCATTGCAGTACGACCGGGTCGACCCAATGCCGCCGCCTCGAGCTTTGCCAGCAGCATTATCCGTGAGCCGCTCCAGGGTGAGGAGGCGAACTTGCCGGTTCCCGAGGGGCTGGCAGTTTATTTGCTCTCTCCGCGGGGAGTGATTCGCAACATGGTCCACGCGCTGGGCATTCCTGCCGCGGAGTTTGGCGCCTGGCGGAGCGTGATGCTGCCGGGCTGCACGGTCACCGTGGCAGAGATGCTTGAAGCGCTCGAGCGGGTGGGCGGTGCCGAGGCCCGAAACCGCGTCCGATGGGAACCGGATCCCCGAATCGAATCCATCGTTGGGAGCTGGCCCGCCCGGTTTGAGACGGCGAGAGCGACGGCGCTCGGGTTCAGCGCGGACAAAGACATTGAAGGCATTATTGAGGCGTTCTGCGAAGACGATCTCAAGCCATAA
- the otnC gene encoding 3-oxo-tetronate 4-phosphate decarboxylase: MNENAQREQICILGKSLFDRGLTMGASGNISVRLDSGWLMTPTNACLGRLDPARLTRLNAEGHHIAGDAPTKEQFLHAAMYAERPQSGAIVHLHSTHSVAVSCLPDTDPHNCIPPLTAYYVMRVGKLPLVPYYEPGDPAVGDAVRGLAGQHTAVLLANHGPIVAGKNLAAAVFATEELEETAKLHLLLRGHNPRVLTEAQIASLHETFGRP; encoded by the coding sequence ATGAACGAAAACGCTCAGCGTGAGCAGATTTGTATCCTGGGCAAATCGCTTTTTGATCGTGGCCTGACCATGGGAGCCAGCGGCAATATATCTGTGCGGCTCGATTCCGGCTGGCTGATGACTCCCACCAACGCATGCCTAGGGCGGCTCGACCCGGCCCGCCTGACCCGGCTGAATGCCGAAGGGCATCATATCGCCGGGGATGCCCCGACCAAGGAGCAGTTTCTGCACGCAGCAATGTATGCCGAACGCCCGCAATCCGGTGCAATCGTGCACCTCCACTCAACCCACTCCGTTGCTGTGTCGTGCCTGCCGGACACGGATCCCCACAATTGCATTCCGCCGCTCACGGCTTATTACGTGATGCGGGTTGGCAAGTTGCCGCTGGTGCCGTACTACGAGCCGGGCGATCCGGCCGTTGGCGATGCGGTCCGCGGTCTTGCCGGACAACACACGGCGGTCTTGCTTGCGAATCACGGGCCCATTGTGGCCGGCAAGAATCTGGCTGCGGCCGTCTTTGCCACTGAAGAGCTCGAAGAAACCGCCAAGCTCCATCTCCTCCTTCGCGGTCATAATCCCCGCGTGCTCACCGAGGCGCAGATCGCTTCGCTGCATGAAACCTTCGGGAGGCCCTGA
- a CDS encoding TRAP transporter small permease, producing MHASVIESVRHWVLTVERVTTRAALIASVTALALAAIAAFYQVITRFVFNDPSFFSEVASRSLVIWCVFLGAANVFRRNEMMRVEIIFAVLPRRVHVTLEYFITLLCLLFFILVAYYGYRMGLRVLPQRMAGMDVSMAWAYAALPVGSIFAIIALIGRLFDPAMRELPPETSLEELTREAAVSPDEAAAQSSQSPTRGSAR from the coding sequence ATGCACGCGTCCGTCATTGAGTCTGTTCGTCATTGGGTGCTTACCGTCGAGCGGGTGACCACGCGCGCTGCGCTGATCGCGTCGGTGACTGCGCTCGCACTGGCGGCGATTGCTGCCTTTTACCAGGTGATTACTCGTTTCGTATTCAATGATCCGTCGTTTTTCTCTGAGGTCGCTTCGCGGTCACTGGTGATCTGGTGTGTCTTTCTCGGGGCTGCGAATGTTTTTCGCCGCAACGAAATGATGCGCGTTGAGATCATTTTCGCTGTTCTTCCACGACGCGTTCATGTGACGCTGGAATATTTCATCACGCTGCTTTGCCTGCTTTTTTTTATTCTGGTGGCGTACTACGGCTACCGCATGGGCTTACGTGTTCTGCCTCAGCGCATGGCGGGAATGGACGTGTCCATGGCCTGGGCTTATGCGGCTCTACCGGTGGGCAGCATTTTTGCCATTATCGCGCTGATCGGACGTCTTTTTGACCCGGCCATGCGAGAGCTCCCGCCCGAGACGAGCCTCGAAGAACTCACCAGGGAGGCCGCGGTGAGCCCTGACGAGGCGGCTGCCCAATCTTCTCAATCCCCGACGCGAGGCTCCGCTCGATGA
- a CDS encoding TRAP transporter substrate-binding protein translates to MTSGDKSNLLEEMMKLKNLSVAACGLLFVGGVVDAREIQLGHTLSADSHYSVGSDAFKATLEELSGGEFTVREHPAGSLGGERAMIEGLQIGTVDVVITSTGPLGNFVPETYVLDLPFLFDDYDHARAVLDSEIGDDLLADMEQHDIIGLAWSENGFRHMTNSRNEVHGPDDVAGIKIRTMENQVHMNAFRELGASPTPMAFPELFTALQQGTVDAQENPVTVIVATKFWEVQDHISLTGHVYSPAAVLGSGPLWDTLSEEERGWFNEAARASAEATRNEVLRLETEGLDLLRENGMTVIEEVDTTPFQNAIEPVYEAFIERHGAEMLERIQNFEG, encoded by the coding sequence ATGACGAGTGGTGATAAAAGCAACCTCCTGGAGGAGATGATGAAACTCAAAAATCTAAGTGTTGCAGCTTGTGGGCTGCTGTTTGTGGGCGGTGTCGTTGACGCCCGTGAAATCCAGCTTGGTCATACCCTGTCCGCTGATTCCCACTACAGTGTGGGTTCGGACGCATTCAAGGCGACCCTCGAGGAGTTGAGCGGCGGCGAGTTCACCGTGCGTGAGCATCCGGCCGGTTCCCTGGGGGGCGAGCGGGCCATGATCGAGGGTCTCCAGATCGGTACGGTGGACGTGGTGATCACTTCCACCGGCCCGCTTGGTAACTTCGTCCCCGAGACCTATGTTCTCGATCTGCCCTTTTTGTTCGATGACTATGACCATGCGCGGGCGGTGCTGGATAGCGAGATCGGTGATGATCTTCTGGCCGATATGGAGCAGCACGACATCATTGGGTTGGCGTGGTCGGAAAACGGCTTCCGTCATATGACCAACTCGCGCAACGAGGTCCATGGACCTGACGATGTGGCCGGCATCAAAATCCGGACCATGGAAAATCAGGTGCATATGAATGCCTTCCGTGAGCTGGGGGCAAGCCCGACCCCAATGGCGTTCCCTGAACTTTTCACCGCCCTGCAGCAGGGCACAGTGGACGCTCAGGAAAACCCGGTCACCGTAATCGTGGCAACCAAGTTCTGGGAAGTGCAGGACCATATTTCTCTGACCGGTCATGTTTACTCCCCGGCGGCCGTGCTGGGTTCGGGTCCTCTATGGGACACGCTAAGTGAAGAGGAGAGGGGCTGGTTCAACGAGGCGGCTCGCGCCTCAGCCGAGGCCACTCGCAACGAGGTGTTGCGGCTGGAGACTGAAGGTCTTGACCTATTGCGCGAAAACGGCATGACGGTGATCGAGGAGGTGGATACGACTCCTTTCCAGAACGCCATTGAGCCGGTTTATGAAGCCTTCATCGAGCGGCACGGCGCCGAGATGCTGGAGCGGATCCAGAATTTCGAGGGTTAA
- the otnI gene encoding 2-oxo-tetronate isomerase, which produces MPRLAANLSMMFTEHPFMDRFAAAADAGFQGVEYLFPYEQDPDDIADALKSHGLIQVLFNLPPGNWEAGERGLACLPGRESAFRESVATALAYAERLGCRQLHMMAGACPARTDPAIIEMTYLANLNYAATQARAQGVTILIEPINPIDMPGYFLRSASQAAELIDRVQRVAGDAGVENVALQLDLYHRQMLEGRIADAIDQYLPRSAHVQIAGVPGRHEPNAEGEVNWDWVLQRLDDRGYQGWVGCEYRPARDTDSGLGWTQRWLSGAEGNA; this is translated from the coding sequence ATGCCGCGTCTTGCCGCCAATCTCTCGATGATGTTCACGGAGCATCCATTCATGGATCGGTTTGCGGCGGCCGCTGATGCCGGGTTCCAGGGGGTCGAGTATCTTTTTCCCTACGAACAGGATCCGGACGATATTGCTGACGCCCTGAAGTCCCACGGCTTGATTCAGGTGCTGTTCAATTTGCCGCCCGGCAACTGGGAAGCGGGCGAACGCGGGCTGGCCTGTTTGCCGGGCCGTGAGTCGGCTTTCCGGGAGAGCGTTGCCACAGCGCTCGCTTACGCTGAGCGCCTCGGGTGCCGCCAGCTTCACATGATGGCGGGTGCGTGCCCGGCACGGACCGACCCCGCCATCATTGAGATGACCTATTTGGCCAACTTGAATTACGCAGCGACTCAGGCCCGGGCGCAGGGAGTAACGATCCTGATCGAGCCGATCAATCCCATCGATATGCCGGGCTATTTTCTCCGCAGCGCCAGCCAGGCCGCAGAGCTGATTGATCGTGTCCAGCGTGTTGCCGGTGACGCCGGCGTGGAGAACGTTGCGCTCCAGCTCGACCTCTATCATCGGCAGATGCTTGAAGGGCGCATCGCCGATGCCATCGATCAGTATCTGCCCCGCAGCGCCCATGTTCAGATCGCCGGGGTGCCCGGCCGCCATGAGCCCAATGCTGAAGGGGAGGTGAACTGGGACTGGGTACTCCAGCGTCTCGATGACCGTGGTTATCAGGGGTGGGTGGGTTGTGAATACCGCCCGGCTCGCGACACCGACAGCGGTCTTGGATGGACGCAACGCTGGCTGTCCGGAGCGGAGGGCAACGCATGA